tttaactgttttaccagtattggtattcctgtagTCCTGtactcaggccacagacaacagcgccctctgcgggcaatAAGAAAAACGTCTaaaacaataaaactgggcaccagtgtggtgtttgcaaataaaacttctgtctcccgtgtgtgtcagtgaattacccaccacccttccacagcatTCTTaactcactgtggcaaagtggtttgcagcgcacaggtgtagaggtgatgcagtgcgtaaacagatgacaaacaacaaaggtGCAAGtgattaaatacaatttattttttgtacaatagtgcagtgctctccgggttagtgctggccttcAGCGACAGATCCTGGctagtgttagccatctaacaatgacaaacaatgacagttagaacaacaaaacaaataaaacactcacggttattttctatctgtactccttttacaggtcAGTCCgtctgtaaccataacaaaggaacagattgctcggcCACACCCCCTGAGATAccctcagtcatgcccccttcgcTAGTGACTGCAATCATGTATCCTCCAATACaagactgacacatcgcctaccgcattaaggcgatgacttctagCAGTGTGGCTCTGCCCCATTCCTGGATTGCTGACTACAGTTTTGGTGAGTGAAATGCGCTGTTGCATgggtttaatgaaaataaaaggtttaaacagaaaacaaaacaccaaacaaacaaaacagcatgatggccaaacagacaaacaaagagTGGACGAACCCAAACAAGTAgcaattttttttctctctccctctccctctcctccccctctccctctctctctccctctctctctctctctctctctctctctctctctctctctctcccgttctccactgcaAACACCCAACCCGTGTGCATGAAGTAatcactcttttatgcagctgtcaatcattcacttgaattttatttcttagcagacgcccatccAGGGCACACTCTTGGCACACTCTGCAcgtggactaattgtgcactccccgtgcccccatacaaatacccactttgaTCTGCACGTGAAGTATTTGtacaatccctgtgcctaaatacaagtatacattttaaatcacctgtgctgcataacccacactctgtgcaccaatacatacacacaacataaaacataaaacacaaaaatacgcacaggggcagggcatcCCGCCACAAAGCTTTACTGTAAATGGCAGACTGCCCTCTGGGCGATATCACAGTCTTAGGGTGCACTGTTGAAACCTCTCCTATGTGCTACAATACACAAGGCATAATACCTATAACAACACTGTGAAATAAGCTTCGCATAAATCTCCCTAATTTACAGAATTACAGCAAAGAATTTGACTAGCTTACTGAAAGAATCTATAGGTAGGTGTGATGTATTCACTCGAGTCCAGGGTAAATGCTAAACTTGTTTATTAAACTTGAACACAGGCAACATGCCAACAGCTATTTTAAGTTCTCTTGCTGTTTACTGTTGGGGGACCAtctaacaattacaaaccacttAACATTTAGATTCTAAATTGTACTTATGAGCTATGAGCTGTCTCtgaacatgtcattttaattccaatcataataatgcaattaataaaaataacacaattaaaataataatattagtgaAAAAGCTTGACTAACAACTTTCAAGGCCAGAGTTCAATTTGAGTTGCAGTAATGTGTAGTAATGTGTGGATTTCAGAGAGCGGTGGATGCATTAACTGGGGTGCTATGCCACTGAATGGCATCTTTGTTTACTGGGTGATGCCCCTGATGATCTACCTATAAGTTGGTTGATTCCAAGTCAAGCAGGCAAAACGTTTTGTCTTCAGTGGTAACATTTCATTTTTCTCAGCTTGATTTAGGGATATATttctatagtttttattttttttatttttataatccatgtTGAAGAAACAAACAGCTTGAGAGTGCTTTCAGGAGGTTgtcttattttttaaagtattaccAGTAATGCATCAGTTATAAAATGACCTTACTCTTTGAGTGTATGTATGAGATTAGGGAGGAACTCTTTTAACTGCTGTAAGGGAAATAGGTGAGGCTGCAACACTTCCAGATAGTTCCATGTGAAGTCACGCAGCAGTATAGTATAAAAGCCTTGAGcccagacagacagcctccagtAGCTCTTGGTGAAGTAACTGACAGTGCAGGATACCTGACACATCAAAATGATGCCCATGATTTGagcttcttttattatttatttgtaaagatCAGGATCGCTTCACCTGTGCTTTTCTTAGAACAACATCACAATGAGTGACTCATCTTCCGATTCACTAGTTTTGTGCACATTGCATAATGAGGGTCTGATACTCTACTGTAGGGACTGCAGGCTGTGCATCTGTCCCGCGTGTTTGGTAAACGAAAGACATCGCAGTCACTCACTCATTTCCTTCAAAGATGCATGCAAAGCAGAGAAAGTAAGTagttaacttattattattattattattattattattattattattattattattattattgttgttgttgatgttgtgcATAAATGTCAGTGCTGTGCTTTAAAGCAGACAAAGTCTAATGCTTACAGCAGTTTTTGGTATTTCAAATTTCAATTGTCCAGAAAATCAGCTAGACTGCTTATATCAGtactgcatttattattattattattattattattattattattattattattattatttatttatttatttatttatttatttatttatttctcagacacctttatccaaggtgacttacaggtgttacagggcagcaaaTGGTTAGAATGTaagctttatttaaatacagtgtagtttacagtatgtgcaaataatactactaaaatacaatctgAATTAGGATGCAATAAGTTAGGATTACTACAAGGTTTTTATGTATATCCTGGTATTGGGTGCATTTACAGTTGATTGTTGTTAATTTGTATACAGTTAATTAAAATCAGACCATAGTTCATAGTACCCATTTATTGAAGTTGAATAAAATTATTGTTGAggcttttttttgtctgtgttcaGGGGATACTGGAGATTAAGGCAAAGCAACTGAAGAAGAACCAAGAAAAGCTGCAGAAAAACTTGCAGCAGCTTTCTGCCAGCGAGAAAGAAGTGGAGGTAGGTTTTTTACTTTCACTTAgccaatttcacttagaattactgtttgttttattttgtactgcacatcacaaactaaaatatacagaacaattaaaaacaaagcattaatatcaaactgttatcatatacacacgtgtTGCACTAtcacacaaagcaaattaaatatctacttgctgaagcggttttttaagcaatgcacaaggaaaagtcacagggcagtgacgtcagctccatAGCAACacgcctcctatgttgggaatggattctttcaatgcagcggtttgggcatttgaaaaaggaaaggaagattcatgaaattaattggagacttaagttgatgagaagaaattaccctccacagtacgaattaaaacggtgtgctggtttttatatgaaaaatgagaaaaagcaggttgcatagaggatttatattggaccccgacacccgcgatatatcgagtaggtggtgtatatatattgtaatgttttcGGGTTCCGACCTTATGGActcagacagaggcagtgattCTAGTGAACGGGTAGTGGTCAGCCcgtatttatttagaataaagGATAGAGGGGTGAAAAAGCACAGGGTAGGCAGAAGTATGGGGGGAAAAGGAtcaagacacgcacacacacgctgctCCGCAGCTGTAGCTCCTTGGGCTCGTCACTCAGACTCCAGTCCGGCTCCTTCCCTCTGTCAATCGCTCCATTGTCTCGACAGGTTGTCTGTTCTCTCCCTCTTTTCCTCTCACTTTCCTCAGCAAGGTTCCGGGGGGGTTAATGGCAAAGCTGTAGCCGGGGTCCGTCTCACGGCTGACAGTAGTAATGGTGGGTGGTTCTCTCGCTCTCTTATTATCTCCTCACTCCTATCAGGTCAGCTGTCGTCGCTCTCTTCCCGTCCTCGCCTCATTCCCGCTGCTCTTATACGCTGGCCCACACCCTCTCGCTTCTCAGATCCGGAGCAGGGGCTGCTGGaaccagcctggagctggagcagggggtctccatcagctctggagccagcctggagctggagcaaggGCTGCTGGAatcagcctggagctggagcagggggtctccatcagctctggagccagcctggagatggagcaggggctgctggaatcagcctggagctggagcagggggtctccatcagctctggagctggagctgagctACCGGAGCCACTCCGGAGCCAGAGCTAGCAAAGCTGGAGCACGGCCCACCCTATAAAGGAAGCGAGTCCGAGGGGTTGCAGTGGAGTGTGTACTGACATATCCCCCCATCTCTCATGCAGGAAACAGTTGAAAAAGTGAAGAATTCGGTGAAAGCCATGTACGGAGAGATGCGTGCGCTACTAGAGCAGGATGAGCAAAACACATACCGTCTGATCGAGGCTGAGTACCACAACATGCTGCGCCAAATCCACAGCCGGGTGAATGGGGGGTTCAATTTAATTGAGGCTGCCATGAACGTGGTGGAAAACGTGGAGCACATGGACAATTTCAAGCTTGCTGAGTGCGGCAGCATCAACATACTGATGGTGAGGCTGTCTCTCCCTTCTCACTGCTAACCACGAATCACAGATTGACAAATTTACTCTAAccctatccctctccctctccctcttcacTGCTAACCAGGAACCAGGAAAATACCAATTTACCGAACTGTAGTCAATAAACTAAAAATAGTGTTGGGACATTAATCAAGGCTTTATGGTTTCAATAGCTTAACAGCATTCTCATAATACTCTACTCTCAGTTTGCCTGCAGTTGATATGAATTCAGCAATATGGATTTTGACTTTGTTAGATCCCACATGTTATCCATTTTGACAAATGATTGGTTAAATGAATGCAGACGCTTTCCATTGCtgattttcttttctcattttcTCATACACAGGAGGTCAATTCAATGAAAACCAGGTAAACTTCAGTATTAAACAAACTTGCTTATCACATTAATATATCATAAATTCAATTTCAGTTTCACGTTTGCCTGTGTAAATATGAATCAAAGCGCTAAAGGAAACACCACTCATGAAAAGAAGCGCAAGGTCAATATTGGTATCAGTATCCTGAATCAAAATGATTAAAATAATGAGGAGTACGCATTGAGTTTAAACTTGATTTATTTAACTGAAAAATAATCTGTTACTTTTTATGGTTGACATAGCATGAATACAAAATTAAGAAATATACTTGTGTTCTGTACCTTGAAATCCAAATCTGAGCAGGGTACTATTCCATAATAATGGTCTTAAAGAGCAACAGGGTTGGAATATCTGTTATGTTAATATGTTGTTTagaatgtatttctttttcttatgttcttcactGTCAGAACTGCAGATGACTTGCCTAAGTGCTACACAGATGTTGCCAAGTTAAAAACTTGCCTGGTTGCCTGGCCAGGCttgttttaagttatttattttttaccaggtCCTGGTTGTAGATGGCTATTATAACAAAGCCTTGAGTTGCTTTGTTAATAAAAGTCTATTTCTAAAGAATCTTCAATTTAGGTGAAGTGTGCTGGGTGAGAGTGGATAGCTTGGgctattttaatctttttttttacaatggtttAGTATTGAAGCGTTCGAGGCCATACATATATCTTTAGGGAAGGATGTCCAAGTTGACAACAAGAGGCTGAAGTCACTGGAGAATTGTGTAGATGAAATCCTGAAGAGCACCAAGAAATTCCTGCCGCGGCCTTGGCAATGTGAGTGAGGGGATGGAAACTGGGGGGCAGCCTCACCTCGATTTGACTGAGAACGTACATGTTGACTGAGAAACCAGTAACACTGTCAGTTGCAGAGCAAATGTGCCATAGTATGTACTCAGTAATTGTTAGGAAACAACAGTGTTACAGGGTCATTGGAGTTAAGTATTCTGTCTAAAAGTAAGTAAAGGGTTGTGCCAAATATTATTGCAGATATTAGTAATACAAcaatcacatttttcatttatatttCTTGAAGCACACAGCACCATTACTTCCTTTATGGACCAGTAGCATCAATTCACTTCATATTTTAAAGTTGGCTTAGTTGTTGGTTTCTTCCAGTGCTGGCACCTTACCTTACCTAAGTTTATAGCCAGTGGATTCAGATTTGGGCCAGACCAGGTGATGACCAGTGCTCCAGAATACTAAAGTATACATTATATACTGAAAGCTAAAGTTGAAGCAATTTGTCAACCAAAGGCATTAGTTTGCAGATTTTTCACATTGAATATGGAGAATGAAAGATAGGTTAGAAGTCCAATTTTCTGAAAAAGTGAGCCCCAATTTGCTCCTCAGGACCTGGGCTAGATTCTACTGGAAATAAGTGGTGTTCATTGTCCTTCCTCCTGCTTTAGACTCTGAGAACATCACGTTCGACGAGAACACTGCTCACAGGAACCTGAGAGTCACAGAGGACCGGAGAGAAATAAGGTTTGTATCACAGGCCCAGAGCGTCCTGGAAAAGCCAGAGAGGTTCACCAAGACCCCCAATGTCATGGCAACTCAGATCTTCTCCAGCGGTCGCCACTACTGGGAGGTTATGCTCAAGGGCAAAGAAAACTGGGGTGTTGGGGTGGCTTACCCTACAATGTCAAGGACTGGGACCAGGAGAGACATGACATTGGGTTTCAACAAGGAGTCCTGGGTGTTCCAGTTGTCTGATGGAGAATTTTATGCCATGCACAACGGAGATGCCATCCACCTGATCTGCAAGAAGTTTCACCGCCTTGGGGTCTTCCTAGACTATGAAGATGGGAAGCTGTCCTTCTATGCGGTAGACAACTTCTGTCTGTTGTACACCTTCAAAACCAAGTTTCGCAAGCCAGTCACTCCTGCCTTCAAGACATATGACAAGTCAAGTACCTGGCCCCTGGTATTGTGCCCCATGCTGCCAGAGCCTAAAGAGCCTGTGTCTGATATAGGAGAGCCTAATCCTACAAAGGAGGATTCTGTTAGCTATTTCAGTGAGAGGCTCTGAGCCTGTAGGGTGTGCAAAGGCAATCGGTGTTATGGTGCTCCATGTTATGTATTACAGATGTAAATAACCTGTACAAAAATAATTGTCATCTTTACTGGCAACGTCTTAAAAATATATaggtataggaggctgtgtggtccagtggttagagaaacgggcttgtaaccaggaagtccctggttcaaattctGGCtaagctactgactcattgtgtgacattGAGAAAGTCTCTTGTTCTGAAATCAATAAACTATCATGCAACCGTATGGTTGATAAAGGCTGCCAGTATTACTTGTAATACATGAGAAACATCTTGTAAAATGTGGTACATTGTTGATATACAAACTTAGAGTCGTATTTATTAAGACtaacataattgtatttgttttagggATTGTAGTTCATTAACAAACCAATTTTCTTATAAAAATTGGTAAAGCAAGCCTTATAAGGTAATAATTAAGTTGtgttaattaatttttatttaagcTAATCAGCTAATTCAAGTCTTTTGTTATGTTTTTCTTAGGTTTATAGATGACACACCCAATATTATATTCAGTACTTTTTGTTGTTCTGAttattttagtaaaatactctaAATGGCTAATTTAGATTTTGAAGTAATCCAAGTTCTATGAAGCTTATAAAAAGTAAGATCTTCAGGGATGGTAGGGTGTTTACTGAATAACGATTCCATCAATGAAAAGGACAGTTTACCTCCAATTTGATAGGGAATTTCAAAGCACAATGCATATGTACATGGTGTCcatctttcttcttttttctttttcttatatttttttaatcgaaGGTTTCATGTGGAAGATATTGTTCTTGTTGACTGGTTTATGTATTTCTTGTGTGTGTACAATAATCGAACTGTGGTGTTTTCTGAAGACGCACCTGTAATGTGCAAATTAGAAGATGTttgatcaagtttattttattttcagtaaacaGTTGACAGCTTTCTTTTTGTattgtacatataaaataaaGGCTGTAATACTCCATGTTTTGTGATTTTTATATTATGCTCATATTAGCTTGAACATATCTAAGGAGATGGTCTCCTTGCATGTTTTAACAACGTGTTTCCCTAATGAGATGTATACAGTGATTGTTGGGTAAAAGTTATTTACAGACGGATTAGCACTAATTTTGCACAGCTACCTTATGTTGTGGATTGTAAAGTGTGGTAGTTCATTAcgatataaaaacaatataataaaataatcaacacTATTGTAGTCAAAACAATACCTAGTACTGCTGGTATTCTGATTTCcaggacaaaacaaaaaacaaacaaacaaaagaaaaacatgtttatgaTATAATCTGTGAGGACATTGGTGAACTCCTAATAAAGTTATTGTCACACAGTTTGCTCAGTCCTTCAGAAGTGATATGAAAAGGGTTTGACTGTTGTGAAGAATGTTTAcaaaaaactacatctcccagactGGGTGCGCTATGCTGGCAGTACAGGTCGTGCGTCAGAAGCGTGGGGTTAGTTTAATTGTATTGCGGGTGACATTTTAATGCTGTCACAACATCCTTACATTGCAGGTAAGAGCGTTACCTTTAAATGCGAGATTTACAATTCACTTGTTTTCAAGTTTGAAACGACCACTTATTTATATCTTTAAACCTGTACGGCGTTGTTTTGCAACTGACAGATGTTTTATGCCAcgtaatttgttaaaaaaaaaaaaaaacggctgaAAATGATCCGTGGAATTGCGTAGGAAGGCTAACCTATCTCTCGTCTCACACGGGTTTATTTCGTATTCTTAAATTGTACTTCTCATCACATCACCACTCAAGTGTTCCAGGACAACTAAAATGTTTGTGAGGAAGAAAAACTCAAATCAAGAGGTGTGTCTGTTCTCAATTCTGCTCATCAGATACAGCATTGGTACAGCACAATACTGCAGTGTTCTTTATTGAAAGGCGCCGACTGTGCATGTAAttgttatttaaatttaaatgtatataaTCTGCAGGAAGTTTAAtgatgtaacacacacacacacacacacacacacacacacacacacagagacaaagtACCAACATGAAATGCAACAACCACCTCCATGGCACACACAAACAAACGCACTTGTCTTTAGTATTTACTGCTATAGTtttgaaacatacatttttttgccCATTCATTAATCAAGGGCTATAATTGAAGCTAATATTCATTTTTACAGTCAGGCAAAAACAGAAAGCTCAATTGTATTTTTACTAAGATGCCAATGAACAtgcggtttttttttgtttttttttttgtataaaccagACAGTAGTTACAGTTTAACCCCTTGACTgccaatttttatatatatttttaaacaaataacttttttacttgtcagggctgcttatagtttatcagAACAGTGCCAGATGTcagaatggagcaatattactgaactgtccaggTCAATTGCAAAGAACTTGTAGAttttagtatggagctgcatacaAAGTTGCGGACTAGCTAATAGGTACTGTCTCAGGTTCATCCCCTGCTCCGTATTAACTTAGTAACAATTGCAAGATGGGGAACAATGTTGGGGACTAGCTGATCCCACGCTTTAGTACTGAGCTCAGGATTAAGCTCAGGATTAAGCTCTTTATTGCAGTGTTTTTCCGGACCAAGTCCGTTTGTGTTCACACTACAGTTTGTAGGTGCACTCTGCTCATTTTATATGGGGtgtgaaccagatgtttacaatgtcctgcaaggcatattgaaagatggcagctattgacgtattgctctgttttttaatatagcatgttttagattctgaCATATtgttgtggaagaaagcactggggagcACTTagctaatttaatgaatacatttattgAATGCCTACAGTGGGAGAATGCAGTTTACGCAATGCTGCACGATGCTCCTACtgtcggcattaaacaaagtaatttgagaaaagattGAATATATTTGACTATTTTGTGAGTTTTTTGACGAGTTCGAGATTTTGTTGTCTGATGAAAATTTCTACCAGAACTTCAGTTTCTcacactgtccatgtagtttaggattagcagatttccacagtgaaaaaactttttttcttctttaatttacTGATGCCTTAGtaactctgaagccaacaataaCAGTaactaaaataacacaaaaatagtttaacaattaaacatcgggtgaatttattCCAGATgataactcattttatttttatattgtcatctagtcaaaatatgtgaaatgtacaaaaaaatagatttaaaaaatagatcagctcttacaatttaaacatatggtatacatATAATCAGAATGgctaaacaaataatccataagatggtttattttatttttgaatggcgctaacacacaacctaatacattactctgctattaacttgccaAGCAGGGTGATACAGTTTAGTACTTATTATTGGGCCAGTTAAAATTGTATCctggccagtaaaaacactacctcagtggcccaaggggccagtagtaaaaaatctaaatgtagagccctgcttaactaaacccttaatttaactaataattagcttaactgggcctttttaattgttttctgctcTTTGGAGATTTCAGCTTCATTATAAcatgttataagtaacttgaaatctgcaactttacaggagctgagaacaattaaaaaggcctaattaagttACATGTTAGTTCTGTTTAgttttagttaagtaattgagtgcTCAGTTGGAGTGAAACGTATCAATGATAATTTCATCCACTTGCCCTGGTACTACTAGCACTGGAACAATCATTTGAAAACCATACAAGCTAAGTTCAAGATCATAAATGTCCTGCAGTTGCACTTGAATTACACCACAGCCTACGAGAGTGACGCCTACTTCTTTACAGTAGCAATGAGGTTACCACTCCTTAACAGCATCTGTTCAGTCTTTACATTAATAGAGCAGGCCACTGAGCAACTGTCTAAAAGAGCCAACAACTGAACTGTGCACCTTTTCTAACCCCTAAGGCATTTACTGACATACCTGGTAGACACCCTTGAAAGCCTACGTTTTCATCGCACTGACACCTGTAATGTTGTTGCAGTATTTACTCTAAGTACTTGTCTACCTTGTTTTAAATGCCcccaaattaaaatgtaaataaaaaagtgtagcTACAGTAGCTGCGCAGTACAAAAAAACTAataatcatttttgctgtattcacaataaaataacacttatcatatagcaacctaaatattctacatgttTAATTCTaactaacaa
The Acipenser ruthenus chromosome 3, fAciRut3.2 maternal haplotype, whole genome shotgun sequence genome window above contains:
- the LOC117394340 gene encoding E3 ubiquitin-protein ligase TRIM39-like, producing MSDSSSDSLVLCTLHNEGLILYCRDCRLCICPACLVNERHRSHSLISFKDACKAEKGILEIKAKQLKKNQEKLQKNLQQLSASEKEVEETVEKVKNSVKAMYGEMRALLEQDEQNTYRLIEAEYHNMLRQIHSRVNGGFNLIEAAMNVVENVEHMDNFKLAECGSINILMEVNSMKTSIEAFEAIHISLGKDVQVDNKRLKSLENCVDEILKSTKKFLPRPWQYSENITFDENTAHRNLRVTEDRREIRFVSQAQSVLEKPERFTKTPNVMATQIFSSGRHYWEVMLKGKENWGVGVAYPTMSRTGTRRDMTLGFNKESWVFQLSDGEFYAMHNGDAIHLICKKFHRLGVFLDYEDGKLSFYAVDNFCLLYTFKTKFRKPVTPAFKTYDKSSTWPLVLCPMLPEPKEPVSDIGEPNPTKEDSVSYFSERL